The Streptomyces sp. SS1-1 genome has a segment encoding these proteins:
- the ruvB gene encoding Holliday junction branch migration DNA helicase RuvB yields the protein MNWDDDTTGTPAPERLVGSVADREDQAVEAALRPKDLDEFIGQEKVREQLDLVLRAARARGATADHVLLSGAPGLGKTTLSMIIAAEMGAPIRITSGPAIQHAGDLAAILSSLQEGEVLFLDEIHRMSRPAEEMLYMAMEDFRVDVIVGKGPGATAIPLELPPFTLVGATTRAGLLPPPLRDRFGFTAHMEFYEPAELERVIHRSASLLDVEIGADGAAEIAGRSRGTPRIANRLLRRVRDYAQVKADGIITQDIAAAALAVYEVDTRGLDRLDRAVLEALLKLFAGGPVGLSTLAVAVGEERETVEEVAEPFLVREGLLARTPRGRVATPAAWSHLGLTPPRTSPAGNGQGDLFGA from the coding sequence ATGAACTGGGACGACGACACCACCGGCACCCCCGCCCCCGAGCGGCTGGTGGGCTCGGTCGCCGACCGCGAGGACCAGGCCGTCGAGGCCGCGCTGCGCCCGAAGGACCTGGACGAGTTCATCGGCCAGGAGAAGGTCCGCGAACAGCTCGACCTGGTGCTGCGCGCCGCCCGCGCGCGCGGCGCCACCGCCGACCACGTGCTGCTCTCCGGTGCCCCCGGCCTCGGCAAGACCACCCTCTCCATGATCATCGCGGCCGAGATGGGCGCCCCCATCCGCATCACCTCCGGCCCCGCCATCCAGCATGCCGGCGACCTCGCCGCGATCCTCTCCTCCCTCCAGGAGGGGGAGGTCCTCTTCCTCGACGAGATCCACCGCATGTCCCGGCCCGCCGAGGAGATGCTGTACATGGCCATGGAGGACTTCCGCGTCGACGTGATCGTCGGCAAGGGTCCCGGCGCCACCGCGATCCCGCTGGAGCTGCCGCCGTTCACCCTGGTCGGCGCCACCACCCGGGCCGGCCTGCTGCCGCCCCCGCTGCGCGACCGCTTCGGCTTCACCGCGCACATGGAGTTCTACGAGCCCGCCGAGCTGGAGCGCGTCATCCACCGCTCGGCCAGCCTGCTCGACGTCGAGATCGGCGCCGACGGCGCCGCCGAGATCGCGGGACGCTCCCGCGGCACGCCCCGGATCGCCAACCGCCTGCTGCGCCGCGTCCGGGACTACGCGCAGGTCAAGGCGGACGGCATCATCACCCAGGACATCGCGGCGGCCGCCCTCGCCGTCTACGAGGTGGACACCCGCGGCCTGGACCGGCTCGACCGCGCCGTGCTGGAGGCGCTGCTGAAGCTCTTCGCCGGGGGACCGGTGGGCCTGTCCACGCTGGCCGTCGCCGTGGGGGAGGAACGTGAGACCGTGGAGGAGGTGGCCGAACCCTTCCTCGTCCGGGAGGGGCTGCTCGCCCGCACACCGCGCGGCCGGGTGGCCACACCCGCGGCATGGTCGCATCTCGGCCTCACCCCGCCCCGCACGTCGCCCGCCGGAAACGGACAAGGGGACCTGTTCGGGGCGTGA
- the ruvA gene encoding Holliday junction branch migration protein RuvA: MIAFVSGTVAALAPDTAVVEVGGVGMAVQCTPNTLSTLRVGQPAKLHTSLVVREDSLTLYGFADDDERGTFELLQTASGVGPRLAQAMLAVHTPDALRRAVATADEKALTAVPGIGKKGAQKLLLELKDRLGEPIGAPAVGAPVTQGWRDQLHAALIGLGYATREADEAVSAVAPQAEAAEGAPEVGRLLKAALQTLNRAR, from the coding sequence ATGATCGCCTTCGTCAGCGGCACCGTCGCCGCCCTCGCCCCGGACACCGCGGTCGTCGAGGTCGGCGGCGTCGGCATGGCCGTCCAGTGCACCCCGAACACGCTCTCCACGCTGCGCGTCGGGCAGCCCGCCAAGCTGCACACGTCCCTCGTGGTGCGCGAGGACTCCCTGACGCTCTACGGCTTCGCCGACGACGACGAGCGGGGGACCTTCGAGCTGCTGCAGACCGCGAGCGGCGTCGGCCCCCGCCTCGCCCAGGCCATGCTCGCCGTGCACACGCCCGACGCGCTGCGCCGGGCCGTGGCCACCGCCGACGAGAAGGCCCTCACCGCCGTCCCCGGCATCGGCAAGAAGGGCGCCCAGAAGCTCCTCCTGGAGCTCAAGGACCGCCTCGGCGAACCGATCGGCGCGCCCGCCGTCGGCGCCCCCGTCACCCAGGGCTGGCGCGACCAACTGCACGCCGCCCTGATCGGCCTCGGCTACGCGACCCGCGAGGCCGACGAGGCCGTGAGCGCCGTCGCCCCGCAGGCCGAGGCCGCCGAGGGCGCCCCGGAGGTCGGCCGCCTGCTCAAGGCGGCGCTGCAGACGCTGAACAGAGCGCGCTGA
- the ruvC gene encoding crossover junction endodeoxyribonuclease RuvC codes for MRVLGVDPGLTRCGVGVVEGVAGRPLTMLGVGVVRTPADAELGHRLVAVEQGIEQWLDEHRPEFVAVERVFSQHNVRTVMGTAQASAVAMLCAARRGIPVALHTPSEVKAAVTGSGRADKAQVGAMVTRLLRLSAPPKPADAADALALAICHIWRAPAQNRLQQAVALHTATASKGRTA; via the coding sequence GTGCGCGTACTCGGGGTGGACCCCGGACTGACCCGCTGCGGTGTGGGCGTCGTCGAGGGGGTCGCGGGCCGGCCGCTGACCATGCTGGGCGTCGGAGTCGTCCGTACCCCCGCGGACGCCGAGCTGGGCCACCGCCTGGTCGCCGTCGAGCAGGGCATCGAGCAGTGGCTGGACGAGCACCGGCCCGAATTCGTCGCCGTGGAGCGCGTGTTCAGCCAGCACAACGTCCGGACCGTCATGGGCACCGCCCAGGCCAGCGCCGTCGCCATGCTCTGCGCCGCCCGCCGCGGCATCCCCGTCGCCCTGCACACGCCCAGCGAGGTCAAGGCCGCCGTCACCGGCTCGGGTCGCGCCGACAAGGCACAGGTCGGCGCCATGGTCACCCGGCTCCTGCGGCTCAGCGCCCCGCCCAAGCCGGCCGACGCCGCCGACGCCCTGGCCCTCGCCATCTGCCACATCTGGCGCGCCCCCGCGCAGAACAGGCTCCAGCAGGCCGTCGCCCTGCACACCGCCACCGCATCGAAAGGCCGTACGGCATGA
- a CDS encoding YebC/PmpR family DNA-binding transcriptional regulator → MSGHSKWATTKHKKAVIDAKRGKLFAKLIKNIEVAARMGGADIDGNPTLYDAIQKAKKQSVPNKNIDSAVKRGAGLEAGGADYETIMYEGYGPNGVAVLIECLTDNRNRAASDVRVAMTRNGGSMADPGSVSYLFNRKGVVIVPKGELTEDDVLAAVLDAGAEEVNDLGESFEVISEATDLVAVRTALQDAGIDYESADANFVPTMQVELDEEGAKKIFKLIDALEDSDDVQNVFANFDVSDEIMEKVDA, encoded by the coding sequence ATGTCCGGCCACTCTAAATGGGCCACGACGAAGCACAAGAAGGCCGTCATCGATGCCAAGCGCGGCAAGCTCTTCGCGAAGCTGATCAAGAACATCGAGGTCGCGGCCCGCATGGGCGGCGCCGACATCGACGGCAACCCGACGCTGTACGACGCCATCCAGAAGGCGAAGAAGCAGTCGGTCCCGAACAAGAACATCGACTCCGCGGTCAAGCGCGGCGCGGGCCTGGAGGCCGGCGGCGCCGACTACGAGACGATCATGTACGAGGGCTACGGACCGAACGGCGTCGCGGTGCTCATCGAGTGCCTCACCGACAACCGCAACCGCGCCGCCTCCGACGTCCGGGTCGCGATGACCCGCAACGGCGGGTCCATGGCCGACCCGGGCTCGGTGTCCTACCTGTTCAACCGCAAGGGCGTGGTGATCGTCCCCAAGGGCGAGCTGACCGAGGACGACGTCCTCGCCGCCGTCCTCGACGCGGGCGCCGAGGAGGTCAACGACCTCGGCGAGTCCTTCGAGGTGATCAGCGAGGCCACCGACCTGGTCGCGGTCCGCACCGCCCTCCAGGACGCCGGCATCGACTACGAGTCCGCCGACGCCAACTTCGTTCCGACCATGCAGGTCGAGCTGGACGAGGAGGGCGCCAAGAAGATCTTCAAGCTGATCGACGCGCTCGAGGACAGCGACGACGTGCAGAACGTCTTCGCCAACTTCGACGTCAGCGACGAGATCATGGAGAAGGTCGACGCCTGA
- the pdxT gene encoding pyridoxal 5'-phosphate synthase glutaminase subunit PdxT, with translation MTSPVIGVLALQGDVREHLVALAAADAVARPVRRPEELAEVDGLVIPGGESTTISKLAVLFGLMEPLRARVRAGMPVYGTCAGMIMLADKILDPRSGQETVGGIDMIVRRNAFGRQNESFEAAVDVKEIPGDPVEGVFIRAPWVESVGAGAEVLAEHDGHIVAVRQGNALATSFHPELTGDHRVHGLFVEMVRAYRTSESL, from the coding sequence ATGACCTCACCCGTCATCGGAGTGCTCGCGCTCCAGGGCGACGTGCGCGAGCACCTCGTCGCCCTGGCCGCGGCCGACGCCGTGGCCAGGCCGGTGCGCCGCCCCGAGGAACTGGCCGAGGTCGACGGCCTGGTCATCCCCGGCGGGGAGTCCACCACGATCTCCAAGCTGGCCGTGCTCTTCGGGCTGATGGAACCGCTCCGCGCGCGCGTGCGCGCCGGCATGCCCGTCTACGGCACCTGCGCCGGCATGATCATGCTCGCCGACAAGATCCTCGACCCGCGCTCGGGCCAGGAGACCGTCGGCGGCATCGACATGATCGTCCGCCGCAACGCCTTCGGGCGCCAGAACGAGTCGTTCGAGGCGGCCGTCGACGTCAAGGAGATCCCGGGCGATCCGGTGGAGGGCGTCTTCATCCGGGCCCCCTGGGTGGAGTCCGTCGGCGCCGGCGCCGAGGTGCTCGCCGAGCACGACGGCCACATCGTGGCCGTCCGCCAGGGCAACGCGCTGGCCACGTCGTTCCACCCGGAGCTGACCGGCGACCACCGCGTCCACGGGCTGTTCGTCGAGATGGTGCGCGCGTACCGGACGTCCGAGTCCTTGTAG
- the pdxS gene encoding pyridoxal 5'-phosphate synthase lyase subunit PdxS — MSISENQAPETGTARVKRGMAEQLKGGVIMDVVTPEQAKIAEDAGAVAVMALERVPADIRKDGGVARMSDPDMIEGIIDAVSIPVMAKSRIGHFVEAQVLQSLGVDYIDESEVLTPADEVNHSDKWAFTTPFVCGATNLGEALRRIAEGAAMIRSKGEAGTGNVVEAVRHLRQIKNEIARLRGYDNNELYAAAKELRAPYELVKEVAELGKLPVVLFSAGGVATPADAALMRQLGAEGVFVGSGIFKSGDPAKRAAAIVKATTFYDDPKIIADASRNLGEAMVGINCDTLPETERYANRGW; from the coding sequence GTGTCCATCTCCGAAAACCAGGCTCCCGAGACCGGCACCGCCCGTGTGAAGCGCGGCATGGCCGAGCAGCTCAAGGGCGGCGTGATCATGGACGTCGTCACCCCGGAGCAGGCGAAGATCGCCGAGGACGCGGGCGCGGTCGCCGTCATGGCCCTGGAGCGGGTGCCCGCCGACATCCGCAAGGACGGCGGCGTGGCCCGGATGTCCGACCCGGACATGATCGAGGGCATCATCGACGCCGTCTCGATCCCCGTCATGGCCAAGTCCCGCATCGGCCACTTCGTCGAGGCCCAGGTCCTGCAGTCCCTCGGCGTCGACTACATCGACGAGTCCGAGGTGCTCACCCCGGCCGACGAGGTCAACCACTCCGACAAGTGGGCCTTCACCACCCCGTTCGTCTGCGGTGCCACCAACCTCGGTGAGGCCCTGCGCCGGATCGCCGAGGGCGCGGCCATGATCCGCTCCAAGGGCGAGGCCGGCACCGGCAACGTCGTCGAGGCCGTCCGTCACCTGCGCCAGATCAAGAACGAGATCGCCCGGCTGCGCGGCTACGACAACAACGAGCTGTACGCCGCCGCCAAGGAGCTGCGCGCCCCGTACGAGCTGGTCAAGGAGGTCGCCGAGCTCGGCAAGCTCCCGGTCGTGCTGTTCTCCGCCGGTGGCGTCGCCACCCCCGCCGACGCCGCCCTGATGCGCCAGCTCGGCGCCGAGGGCGTCTTCGTCGGCTCCGGCATCTTCAAGTCCGGCGACCCGGCCAAGCGCGCCGCCGCCATCGTGAAGGCCACCACCTTCTACGACGACCCCAAGATCATCGCGGACGCGTCCCGCAACCTCGGCGAGGCCATGGTCGGCATCAACTGCGACACCCTGCCCGAGACCGAGCGCTACGCGAACCGGGGCTGGTGA